The Aphelocoma coerulescens isolate FSJ_1873_10779 chromosome 8, UR_Acoe_1.0, whole genome shotgun sequence genome contains the following window.
GGGCAGGAAGACACCAGTGATGGTGGGAAGGCAATAGACCACAGTGGGTTTGctgcaactgaagaaaaaaccacTCACCTTGGAAATGAAGAGACCAGTGTTGCAAACAGAGATGAGAAACAGGGTGATGCAAATGCGAATGGAGAGAAGAATGAAGATGCAAAAGAAGGAGAACAAGGTCATGTGGctgccagtgaaaaagaaggCTATGCTGGCAAGGGCAAAGGCAGCCGTGGTGGAattgaagaggaagaagacgCCCGTGATGCTGGGAATAAGCGAGGGATCCTTTTAGTGGATCGCATACAGTGTCCCGTCGAGGACGTGGAGAAAGGTCGCTCAGTGGCAGCTGAGCTGATGGAGAGCTTCACGCGTGTCTTTATTGACAGCGTGAGCAATAGTTTCTACCCGGTGCCTCAAGAAGCCAtcggggtgggcagtgcctttgAGGGTTGGAGTCCCCGTGAGCAGGATGGGGTGTACCGCGTGCTGGTCCCACTGAATCCCCCACCGGGACACGccttccacctggagctgaacagtggagggcagatggcagcaaggaccttctgcgtccgtgtggagctggtgtgcacgtgcgagagggagcagctgggcgagaagctgttgtgcttcctgcaccactcgcaggaggagctgcggcagaagcagaagcccagcctCCTAGAGACACTCTGCACCGGCTCCTACCTGGACGTGGAGAAAACCTCCCACTGGTTCTACCAGCTGGTGAGATGCTCgtggctgcatttgcctcagtCGTACTCATGGCACTTggtgtttcagccctgcagccggTCCTGCCAATTCCGGCTGAGCAAAGGCAAGAAGAGCCTGGTGGTGGAGATGTTGTTTGGGGTGCGCCACGGGGACTCCGACATCTTTGCGGTcagccagcccacagaggcCCAGACAGGCGGCTCCAGCATCTTTGTGAGCAGCCAGCCCGCCGAGGCCGACTCCATCGCAAGCACAGCGTGGCCTGAGACGtacgctgtggcagaggcaaaaTTCTTCCAGCACGTCGccaggcaggtgccgtgtgagagcttgcacctgaaatgcctgcagctcttcacctgCATCCTGAGGGGCACAGGTTTTTCCAGCTCGACCTGGAAGACTGTGGTCATGCACGTGCTGACCACCGTACCGCTGTCCCATTGGCGCAGGAGGGAATTTGCACGGCGGCTGTGGGACATCATGGCATACCTGCGCCGCTGCCTGCAGTTGAAACGCCTGGAGCACTTTGTCCTAGGCAACCAGAGGCTTCCTGCAGAGATCAGCTTGCCGCCGGCAATGCGAGCGGTCGAGCCGCTCAACCTCTTTGAGCACCTGGCCCAAGATCCGGCCGCCCACGCAGAGGCGATGCGAGCTTACGGTCAGCTGCGATTTCGCCTCTGGATGCTGCTCTCCGGCCACTGAGAGGaattccctgcacagagctgtgctgggggggctcacacCCGATGGCAGCCACGTGAGCACTGcataattcttccttttttcactggcaatcctgaagctgctttcctgctcccgTGGATGGAAGATGCTGCGGCACACGGATTCACTGTGCAGACACACATCTCTGCATTGCCCTGCCCTTCACCTTCCAGTTTACCACGGTGCTGTTGTGATGTTCCTACGTCTACGAGGCAGAAACTGGCTCCTCCTGTACATCCTTACAGAAGACTACGAACTGAGAGAGGTTGCTTGGCACACCTCAAAGACATGAAACTGGCCTGTTAGGGACTTGATGTAGTTGTTCAGTGACCTGTAGCTCACTTTACCATAGGAGAATAGGTAGTCCAAAATTTTATAATAGGAATTCTTTATTAGCATTGCTTCCAGAGGTCCTTTATTATTATCAGTGTACAACTATTTTGCAAAGTTGGTCTTAGTTTAGGAAATTGAGCTACCCTACTATAGTAGATTGTCTCCTTTTCAGTAATATCTGGATAGCTATGtttggaaaattaataaaaggagagaagtgtCTCAAATTGCCTGAAACGTGACATTCTTTATATTTAAGCCTCTGTATCTTAGAGAACGTCGTTCCTATATACCTGCCTGAAATAATGCCATTTTGCAAACAGAGATGTTGGATATGTTGCGTGTGCTCTCTCTTGAGCAAACCCATAGAGATGCTTGAAGGTTGATGTGAAAATGCCCTGAAATGCCTGAAATTCTACAGCAGAGTACTCCTGAATTTTTTAGGAATCTTTGGAAAAGTGTTCTTTTCACAGTCACTTTTATAACTGTAATACCCTCCTGGGGAACAATTCCGTCCTGAAAGATGAACAGAGAAGTCCCTAACTGCAAAACATGTGGTTTAGTACACAGCTCTTTTTTGGGCTTCTCATAACCAAGGTTTTAACACAAAACTGTGAACACAGAAAGTCATGTTTTCTCTATTCCCAGTTGTCTGTATCCTTTTGGAGAGGCCCTGCTGTTCTATGAATATTACGTTTTTCACCAGGCCTAATAGTATTGTATATCAATGAGAGCCACTTCACATGCACAGCTTTGTCCATGGTGACATGCAGCTAAACAAAATGTCATTTACTTCTTGCACTACATTGTAGAGATTGGTAGTAGTCCGGAAGTATTTATTCTCTTTGCCTTCATACCAATACATCTGGGGTCAACTGGTCAATTTTAAACTCAGCATACCTTAGGAATTGGATAAATTGCTGCAGTCATGctagaaatacttttctttatcCCAGAAATTTGCTTGAGTTTCTACAATGCCCATGTAAACCTTCATGTGTATTCTCCAACATGAGAAAGGACTTGCTCCTCCCTAAAGGCAAGTGATGCAACCTTTGTTCTTTCCTGTATATGAAAGTTATACAGCCTTTAGTTTCAGAGTCCTTCAAAGTTGTCTGTAACTGTTTTGAAAGTGGCTGAGATGTTCCCTTTCTGCTAATTTAGGCATGGCTTGtcactaaaaaaaatctgtacctAGTCACAAAGGGCATTCTGATTCTGAACCAAGTGGTTCTACATTGCTGCATTGTGACAGCATGCTGGAGTTGAGGAATGGCAACATGGTCACCACACATGTGACTTGATGCTAACAAGTGTAAATATGTTTTATAAATGCAAATACATATGATCAGAACAGAATGAGATTTTTACTTTTGAAGTCTCtttgctgtggctctgctgctggagatttTATAAGTAAGCAATGATCATGCTGTTTTGAGCCAAGTCCACCGAGATACTGTGTGAAATGAATAAAACCCAGTCACTATTCCAGCTTCTATCAGTCAGCAGTGAAATATTAACCCAGAAGGGGAGTTAGCTGGATACTTAGTTAATCACCGGGctggaaaaaagtatttaattttgaggaaaacagcaaatagAGACCATAAACTGAGTGCTGAACACGTACTCATGAAAGACCTTCCCTGTAACTTTGTTACTGTACCTTGTGAGAATGCTGGTTCTGTGTTAGCCAGGCTGCAGAGATGCAGTGATTCAAATCAACAGCTTGCTCTAAGCTTGAGAATCATTGGGAAATGTGCTTTTCACAGTAAATTTTTCCAGTGCAATATCCTTG
Protein-coding sequences here:
- the LOC138113978 gene encoding uncharacterized protein, whose amino-acid sequence is MQEREELLDREMARLLQELEQGPPEQQDEGWGALLFGALQQWPFWALAGLLLLLGLWFSCRRSPEASETNSSGKDQSSCKILGEEKEKEKEEDSLDSKGDGETIDVTVEADDSGSGNEEGSPVAANEGDDDDANERDEDVKLKKDSDVKSDDGHDAKKDEGWSDGNMPGDNTAEGNEEEPGNVTGGVEDLDEVNEGENKDVKVEPDKDAGKEDGDGNEEKTDDAYMKAGNSDDVNKGVYEVDGKEEKADVKVQGSSDASEQQSSDWIGQEDTSDGGKAIDHSGFAATEEKTTHLGNEETSVANRDEKQGDANANGEKNEDAKEGEQGHVAASEKEGYAGKGKGSRGGIEEEEDARDAGNKRGILLVDRIQCPVEDVEKGRSVAAELMESFTRVFIDSVSNSFYPVPQEAIGVGSAFEGWSPREQDGVYRVLVPLNPPPGHAFHLELNSGGQMAARTFCVRVELVCTCEREQLGEKLLCFLHHSQEELRQKQKPSLLETLCTGSYLDVEKTSHWFYQLVRCSWLHLPQSYSWHLVFQPCSRSCQFRLSKGKKSLVVEMLFGVRHGDSDIFAVSQPTEAQTGGSSIFVSSQPAEADSIASTAWPETYAVAEAKFFQHVARQVPCESLHLKCLQLFTCILRGTGFSSSTWKTVVMHVLTTVPLSHWRRREFARRLWDIMAYLRRCLQLKRLEHFVLGNQRLPAEISLPPAMRAVEPLNLFEHLAQDPAAHAEAMRAYGQLRFRLWMLLSGH